A stretch of the Chitinophaga sp. Cy-1792 genome encodes the following:
- a CDS encoding FKBP-type peptidyl-prolyl cis-trans isomerase, whose protein sequence is MKKYLLLGALGLLSVQGFSQTKPAAKAAVKPALKPAATPLKTRIDSVSYGIGLSIAENIHAQGLDNLNVAMLSKAIQDVLKKNPQLLTKDQADMSISNYLQQLKAEKYAKNKAVGEKFLAENKSKPGIVTLPDGLQYQIIKEGDGAKPTLQDKVKTHYHGTLIDGTVFDSSVERGEPISFPVSGVIKGWTEALQLMPVGSKWRLFIPADLAYGDRQAGPTIQPGSALIFDVELLEIVK, encoded by the coding sequence ATGAAAAAATACCTTTTGCTGGGAGCACTCGGATTATTATCCGTACAAGGTTTCAGCCAGACAAAACCGGCAGCAAAAGCTGCGGTGAAACCGGCCCTCAAACCAGCAGCTACTCCGCTGAAAACCCGTATAGACAGCGTTAGCTATGGCATTGGCCTGAGCATCGCAGAAAATATTCATGCACAAGGCCTGGATAACCTCAACGTAGCGATGTTAAGTAAAGCCATCCAGGATGTGCTGAAAAAGAATCCTCAGTTACTTACCAAAGATCAAGCAGATATGAGTATCAGTAATTACTTACAACAGCTGAAGGCAGAGAAATATGCCAAAAACAAAGCTGTTGGTGAAAAATTCCTGGCAGAGAACAAGTCAAAACCAGGTATAGTGACCTTACCTGATGGTTTACAATACCAGATCATCAAAGAAGGCGACGGTGCAAAACCTACCCTGCAGGATAAAGTTAAAACCCACTACCACGGTACTTTAATCGATGGTACTGTGTTCGACAGTTCTGTAGAAAGAGGTGAACCGATTTCCTTCCCGGTAAGCGGTGTTATCAAAGGCTGGACAGAAGCTTTACAGCTGATGCCCGTTGGTTCTAAATGGAGACTGTTCATCCCTGCCGACCTGGCATACGGAGACCGTCAGGCGGGTCCTACCATTCAGCCAGGCAGTGCCCTCATCTTTGATGTGGAGCTGTTGGAAATCGTTAAATAA
- a CDS encoding helix-turn-helix domain-containing protein produces the protein MATRKVNSTYSRNEKCIIDCDMTFAVNMLGGRWKLLLLDKLSKGTSRFSDLKKEFSYMSERMLTLQLKSMEQDGLIVRHAFAEVPVRVEYSLTEAAIELKPILALLSAWGNKQKSLLLKEE, from the coding sequence ATGGCAACAAGAAAAGTTAACTCTACCTATAGCAGAAATGAAAAGTGTATAATCGATTGCGATATGACCTTCGCCGTAAATATGCTTGGCGGCCGCTGGAAGTTGTTATTACTGGATAAATTATCAAAAGGAACTTCCAGGTTCAGTGATCTGAAAAAAGAGTTTTCATATATGAGTGAGCGTATGCTGACATTGCAGCTGAAGTCGATGGAGCAGGATGGATTAATTGTGCGGCATGCGTTTGCAGAAGTTCCGGTGCGGGTAGAGTATTCGCTTACGGAGGCTGCTATTGAACTGAAACCTATATTGGCACTGCTGAGTGCATGGGGGAATAAGCAGAAAAGCTTGTTATTGAAAGAAGAATAA
- a CDS encoding CocE/NonD family hydrolase — protein sequence MRKWLLLAYAVLFLIPVVTKAVNQDSLWMYEHYTKKEVYIPMRDGVKLFTSIYIPKDQSEKHPFLMTRTPYSAGPYGENNYRTLYRNHYLQYLKEGYIMVIQDVRGCWMSEGTFVNVRPFNPNKTKKDIDEASDTYDTVDWLVKNIAGNNGNLGIFGISYPGFYSTMGALSNHPAVKAVSPQAPVTDWFMGDDFHHNGAFFISDGFSFYTVFDHPHPKPTQVGPPGYDYYTHDNYKFYLETGPLKNFAKIIGDSVPFWHEMYAHPTYDDWWKARNVRNFLTNVKPAMLEVGGLFDAEDCFGAWNTYKAIEQQSKSTNNRIVMGPWYHGQWASNDGTHLGNVRFGSNTSEWYANNVEIPFFNYYLKGKGQADLAEATIFFTGENNWKKLPAWPPAAMQQKPVYLQPDGGLSFNKPTAAASYTEYLSDPAKPVPYTDGVHHSRTINYMTDDQRFAGRRPDVAVFESAVLDNDVTLAGPVVADLIASTSTTDADFVVKVIDVFPNDFKYEEDAPSEHRRVPSATYPMGGYQMLVRGEIMRGKFRNSFEKPEAFVPNQPAAVKFTMPDVAHTFKKGHRIMIQVQSSWFPLVDRNPQQFLDIYKADAKDFIKANIRIYHDAQHPSSVILPVLNN from the coding sequence ATGAGAAAATGGCTGCTACTGGCCTATGCCGTACTGTTCCTGATACCGGTTGTCACCAAAGCCGTAAACCAGGACTCACTCTGGATGTACGAACACTATACCAAAAAGGAAGTCTACATCCCTATGCGTGATGGTGTAAAACTCTTTACATCTATCTACATTCCTAAGGACCAGTCGGAGAAACATCCGTTTCTGATGACCCGCACGCCTTATTCTGCCGGTCCTTATGGCGAGAATAACTACCGTACTTTATACCGCAATCATTATCTGCAGTACCTGAAAGAGGGCTACATCATGGTAATCCAGGACGTTCGTGGCTGCTGGATGAGTGAAGGTACATTTGTAAACGTTCGCCCTTTTAACCCGAATAAGACTAAAAAAGATATCGATGAAGCCAGCGACACCTATGATACGGTTGACTGGCTCGTAAAGAACATTGCCGGCAATAACGGTAACCTGGGTATCTTCGGTATCTCCTACCCTGGTTTTTACTCTACCATGGGTGCTTTAAGCAATCACCCCGCTGTGAAGGCGGTTAGTCCGCAGGCGCCGGTTACCGACTGGTTCATGGGCGACGACTTCCACCACAACGGTGCCTTCTTTATCAGCGATGGCTTCTCCTTCTATACCGTTTTCGATCATCCGCATCCAAAACCAACGCAGGTGGGCCCTCCGGGTTACGACTATTACACCCACGACAACTATAAATTCTACCTGGAAACAGGTCCGCTGAAAAACTTCGCCAAAATCATCGGCGACAGCGTTCCTTTCTGGCATGAAATGTATGCCCATCCTACCTATGACGACTGGTGGAAAGCGCGTAACGTACGTAATTTCCTGACCAACGTTAAGCCGGCTATGCTGGAAGTAGGTGGTTTATTTGATGCGGAAGACTGCTTCGGTGCCTGGAATACCTATAAAGCGATTGAGCAGCAAAGCAAAAGCACTAATAACCGTATCGTGATGGGTCCGTGGTACCATGGTCAGTGGGCTTCCAATGATGGTACCCATCTGGGCAATGTTCGTTTTGGCTCCAATACCTCTGAATGGTACGCCAACAACGTGGAAATTCCTTTCTTCAACTATTACCTGAAAGGCAAGGGCCAGGCTGACCTGGCAGAAGCTACCATCTTCTTCACCGGTGAAAACAACTGGAAAAAGCTGCCGGCATGGCCTCCTGCTGCCATGCAGCAAAAGCCTGTTTACCTGCAGCCTGATGGCGGCTTGTCTTTCAACAAGCCTACAGCTGCGGCCAGCTATACCGAGTACCTGAGTGATCCTGCCAAACCGGTACCCTATACTGATGGCGTTCACCATAGCCGTACCATCAACTACATGACAGATGATCAGCGCTTTGCCGGACGTCGCCCTGATGTAGCAGTATTTGAGTCTGCCGTACTGGACAACGACGTAACCCTTGCCGGTCCTGTGGTTGCTGACCTGATTGCCAGCACCAGCACTACAGATGCCGACTTTGTGGTTAAAGTGATTGATGTATTCCCTAATGACTTCAAATACGAAGAAGATGCGCCAAGTGAGCACCGTCGTGTGCCTTCTGCGACATACCCAATGGGAGGTTATCAGATGCTGGTTCGTGGAGAGATCATGCGTGGTAAGTTCCGCAACAGCTTTGAAAAACCGGAAGCCTTTGTTCCTAATCAGCCTGCAGCCGTGAAATTCACGATGCCGGATGTGGCTCATACTTTCAAGAAAGGCCACCGTATCATGATCCAGGTACAGAGCAGCTGGTTCCCGCTGGTAGACAGAAACCCGCAACAGTTCCTGGATATCTACAAAGCAGATGCGAAAGACTTTATCAAGGCTAATATCCGTATCTATCATGATGCGCAACACCCTTCCAGTGTGATACTGCCGGTTTTAAATAATTAA
- a CDS encoding SDR family NAD(P)-dependent oxidoreductase has translation MNLHLNGKTAIVTGASQGLGKAITKELALEGVEVLAVARDKAALQQLKDEIIAEGGTIPQLLSQDFTAPDGPEKIAAAAFEHFKTIDILVNNAGRSQPLDIIGDEEKWQESLNLDFMHHRRLTQLLLPHFMERKQGTILNLASTFELRFINASAVFKASLIAWAKQLAAQVAPHGIRVNSIQPGIIDSAQIRRIFPGEERQKFAAAEIPMGDFGKPEDIANMAVFLVSPRASYVTGTVAVVDGGMRRSAF, from the coding sequence ATGAATCTGCATTTAAATGGAAAAACGGCAATTGTAACAGGCGCCAGTCAGGGCCTCGGAAAGGCTATCACGAAAGAACTCGCATTGGAAGGTGTGGAAGTACTGGCTGTAGCCAGGGATAAAGCTGCACTGCAGCAGTTAAAAGATGAAATCATCGCCGAAGGCGGAACTATACCACAGTTATTAAGCCAGGATTTTACAGCGCCCGATGGCCCTGAAAAGATCGCTGCTGCTGCATTTGAACACTTTAAAACAATCGATATACTGGTCAACAATGCTGGCCGTAGTCAACCGCTGGACATCATCGGCGACGAAGAAAAATGGCAGGAATCCCTGAACCTCGACTTCATGCACCATCGCCGCTTAACACAGCTGCTGCTGCCACATTTCATGGAGCGCAAACAAGGCACCATCCTCAACCTGGCCAGTACCTTCGAGCTACGCTTTATAAATGCTTCTGCGGTGTTTAAAGCCAGCCTGATCGCCTGGGCTAAACAATTAGCTGCGCAGGTTGCCCCACACGGTATCCGTGTAAACTCCATTCAGCCTGGAATTATTGACAGTGCACAGATTCGCCGCATATTTCCCGGCGAGGAACGTCAGAAATTTGCTGCTGCGGAAATACCTATGGGCGACTTCGGCAAGCCGGAAGATATTGCCAATATGGCCGTTTTCCTCGTTTCTCCACGCGCTTCCTATGTTACAGGTACCGTTGCTGTAGTAGATGGCGGCATGCGCAGGTCTGCATTCTAA
- a CDS encoding ectonucleotide pyrophosphatase/phosphodiesterase translates to MKRLILVTLTLICAAFTLHAQDTTQQIVPGRVNSASNQTRPYVIMISIDGFRYDYAEKYHAENLLRLSGAGVRALAMQPAFPSLTFPNHYSIITGLYPAHHGLVDNTFYDRKRKETYRVGDTVTVPDGSWYGGTPLWVLAEKQKMVSASYFWVGSEAAIQNIRPTYYFKYHEKTSNDQRIQQVVNWLKMPEETRPHLITFYFPEVDHAGHSFGPESEQVRAAVLQVDSAIGKMADAVSKLNLPVSFVIVSDHGMTNVDTQHTLSLPDTSIVKALKVAPGGEKVLLYGNNEEEISTAYKFLKQNENHYTAYLKQETPVRWHYGQEDIYNRIGDIILVAEPGYAFSFSKRAMHVGHHGFDNNLTDMNAIFMAWGPAFKENTRIATFENVNVYPLVARILGLDITQPIDGKLEVLESILK, encoded by the coding sequence TTGAAACGGTTAATTTTAGTTACACTGACATTGATCTGTGCCGCTTTTACACTGCATGCACAAGACACCACACAGCAAATTGTTCCTGGCCGCGTAAACAGCGCTTCCAATCAGACAAGACCTTACGTAATCATGATCTCCATAGACGGATTCAGGTACGACTATGCAGAAAAATATCATGCTGAAAACCTGCTCAGGCTCTCCGGCGCCGGCGTTCGCGCCCTGGCCATGCAGCCCGCTTTCCCTTCACTCACCTTTCCGAATCACTATTCTATCATAACAGGTCTTTATCCTGCCCATCACGGCCTCGTAGATAATACCTTCTATGACCGTAAAAGAAAAGAGACTTATCGTGTAGGCGATACCGTTACTGTGCCAGATGGTTCCTGGTACGGCGGTACTCCGCTATGGGTACTGGCAGAAAAACAAAAAATGGTGAGTGCCAGCTACTTCTGGGTGGGCTCTGAAGCTGCCATCCAGAATATCCGCCCTACCTACTATTTCAAATACCACGAAAAAACATCGAACGACCAGCGTATTCAGCAGGTGGTTAACTGGCTCAAAATGCCGGAAGAAACAAGACCTCACCTCATTACCTTCTACTTCCCTGAAGTAGACCACGCAGGACACAGCTTCGGCCCTGAATCAGAACAGGTTCGTGCGGCCGTACTCCAGGTGGATAGCGCCATCGGTAAAATGGCGGATGCAGTTAGTAAACTCAATCTGCCTGTCAGCTTTGTAATCGTATCCGACCATGGTATGACCAATGTCGATACACAACATACACTGTCATTACCGGATACAAGTATTGTAAAGGCACTTAAAGTTGCGCCAGGTGGTGAAAAAGTATTGCTCTACGGCAACAACGAAGAAGAAATTTCGACTGCCTATAAATTCCTCAAACAAAACGAAAATCACTATACAGCTTACCTGAAACAGGAAACACCGGTGCGCTGGCATTACGGTCAGGAAGATATCTATAACCGTATCGGTGATATCATCCTGGTGGCAGAACCTGGCTATGCTTTCAGCTTTAGCAAAAGGGCGATGCATGTCGGCCATCATGGCTTCGATAACAACCTCACCGACATGAACGCAATCTTCATGGCATGGGGCCCTGCTTTCAAAGAAAATACCCGCATCGCTACCTTCGAAAACGTAAACGTTTATCCACTGGTAGCACGCATCCTCGGACTCGATATTACTCAACCTATCGACGGCAAACTGGAAGTCCTGGAAAGCATCCTGAAATAA
- a CDS encoding MmcQ/YjbR family DNA-binding protein, producing MDIEKFREYCLSLPGVTEEFPFGETTLVYKVMGKMFALTDLEEFESVNLKCDPDEAVELRERYEGVTPGYHMNKKHWNTVSMHSNISNKLILEWTKNSYDLVVKGLPKKVREELGQ from the coding sequence ATGGATATAGAGAAATTCAGAGAATATTGCCTCTCCCTCCCAGGTGTAACGGAAGAGTTTCCCTTTGGAGAAACTACACTTGTATATAAAGTGATGGGGAAGATGTTTGCTTTAACTGACCTGGAAGAATTTGAGTCTGTTAACCTGAAGTGCGATCCTGATGAGGCTGTGGAGCTCCGTGAACGCTATGAGGGCGTTACACCGGGTTATCACATGAATAAAAAGCACTGGAATACCGTCAGTATGCATTCCAATATCTCCAATAAGCTTATCCTGGAGTGGACTAAGAATTCTTACGACCTGGTTGTGAAAGGCTTACCTAAGAAAGTACGGGAAGAATTGGGCCAATAA
- a CDS encoding chorismate synthase, whose product MNSFGRLFRVNVFGESHGASVGVNIDGVPAGIPLKQEDFLPDLERRKGGSRGTTPRKEEDLPYLKSGVFNDHTTGAPVTILFENNNTRSTDYEKLREFPRPGHADFVATEKYGGFEDYRGGGHFSGRLTLNLVAAGTIAKKILGDSISVNAVITEVGGNPDPEAGLEAAIAAKDSVGGIVECRVDGLPIGLGEPFFDSLESALAHAVFAIPAVKGIEFGAGFAAAKMKGLEHNDPILDKTGKTATNNAGGVVGGITNGNQLVFRIAVKPTSSTPKEQQTLNIKSGEVETFSVKGRHDLCIALRVPVVLEAVTAMVLADFMLLEQRRPRVFKQA is encoded by the coding sequence GTGAACAGTTTTGGCAGATTATTCAGGGTTAATGTTTTTGGGGAATCCCATGGCGCCAGCGTTGGCGTAAATATCGATGGCGTTCCTGCCGGCATTCCTTTAAAACAGGAAGATTTTCTTCCTGACCTGGAAAGACGTAAAGGTGGCTCCAGAGGAACTACTCCCCGTAAAGAAGAAGACCTGCCGTACCTGAAGTCTGGCGTATTCAACGACCACACTACAGGCGCACCGGTAACTATTCTCTTCGAAAATAATAATACCCGCAGTACGGATTATGAGAAGCTCCGTGAGTTTCCTCGTCCGGGCCATGCCGACTTCGTAGCTACCGAAAAATATGGTGGCTTTGAAGACTATCGCGGTGGTGGTCACTTCAGTGGCCGCCTGACCCTCAACCTCGTAGCCGCAGGTACCATCGCAAAAAAGATACTGGGCGACAGTATCAGCGTAAATGCTGTAATAACAGAAGTGGGTGGTAATCCTGATCCGGAAGCGGGCCTGGAAGCTGCCATTGCAGCGAAAGACTCTGTGGGCGGTATTGTAGAATGCCGTGTGGATGGACTGCCTATCGGCCTTGGTGAGCCATTCTTTGATTCGCTGGAGTCCGCGCTGGCACACGCTGTTTTTGCCATCCCTGCCGTAAAAGGCATCGAATTCGGTGCTGGCTTTGCAGCGGCTAAAATGAAAGGGCTGGAACATAATGACCCGATACTGGATAAAACCGGTAAAACAGCTACCAACAACGCTGGTGGCGTAGTTGGCGGCATCACCAACGGTAACCAGCTCGTTTTTCGTATAGCCGTAAAACCTACGTCCAGTACGCCCAAAGAGCAGCAAACCCTCAATATTAAAAGTGGAGAAGTAGAAACATTCAGCGTGAAAGGCAGGCACGACCTGTGTATCGCCCTGCGTGTACCTGTTGTATTGGAAGCCGTTACAGCCATGGTGCTGGCGGATTTTATGCTGCTGGAACAACGTAGGCCACGCGTGTTCAAACAAGCTTAA
- a CDS encoding acyloxyacyl hydrolase → MKQIFVFCYLLLISTITFAQDTTNLWQTAIKDPNLGSHRYLELKLHAGIHIYEGNGNPNFQSALDNGYKSAEIRLGWQSAGKQNWQRVFNCPSYGIGFYTGNIGNPNELGYPSGLYGFFYAPFHQRPRHHFVAGLSLGVTYDLAPYDSLKNPYNDAIGSKVAVYFNADVGGVWKISDMFDIVYGVDLTHFSNGRMFMPNLGLNMLGLNVGFRYHYNAIAKIARTQIDSTYIAPRRPTCVYTPITPVHHYHELSVYGALGLVQLSSDLGIKAHYGTGSLVLDYDYRYSNFGSVGGGIDGFYDGSLGYIYKDRYGTANAGDKMLMGLHAGHAIHISRFELVTQAGVYLVQRDNEKGKWFLRIGFRYNIAKHGFVQIGLKTLNGGAADWIEWGGGGRMRFYAK, encoded by the coding sequence ATGAAGCAAATATTCGTTTTTTGTTACCTGCTCCTGATATCAACCATCACTTTCGCGCAGGACACCACAAACCTATGGCAGACAGCCATCAAAGACCCGAACCTGGGCAGCCACAGATACCTGGAGCTTAAACTCCATGCCGGCATTCATATATACGAAGGGAATGGAAATCCGAATTTTCAAAGTGCCCTGGATAACGGCTATAAATCTGCGGAAATACGCCTGGGTTGGCAATCTGCGGGCAAACAAAACTGGCAGCGGGTTTTCAATTGCCCCAGCTACGGCATCGGGTTTTATACGGGAAATATCGGCAACCCCAATGAACTGGGCTATCCCAGTGGCCTGTACGGCTTTTTCTATGCGCCCTTTCACCAAAGGCCCAGACACCATTTTGTAGCGGGGTTATCCCTCGGCGTTACCTACGACCTGGCGCCTTACGATTCCCTGAAGAACCCCTACAACGATGCTATCGGCTCCAAGGTGGCCGTGTATTTTAATGCGGATGTAGGTGGTGTCTGGAAGATCTCTGATATGTTTGATATCGTTTACGGGGTAGATCTCACACATTTTTCCAATGGCCGGATGTTCATGCCCAACCTGGGCCTGAATATGCTGGGCCTGAATGTGGGCTTCCGCTATCACTATAATGCAATCGCCAAAATCGCCAGAACGCAAATTGATAGTACGTATATAGCCCCACGAAGGCCCACTTGTGTCTATACGCCCATCACTCCGGTGCACCATTACCACGAATTATCGGTTTATGGCGCCCTGGGGTTGGTGCAGCTAAGCAGTGACCTTGGCATTAAAGCCCATTACGGCACCGGATCGCTGGTATTGGACTACGACTACCGCTATAGCAATTTCGGGAGCGTAGGGGGCGGAATAGACGGCTTTTACGACGGGAGTTTGGGCTATATCTATAAAGACCGCTACGGTACTGCCAATGCCGGCGATAAAATGCTGATGGGACTGCACGCAGGACACGCTATTCATATCAGCCGGTTTGAACTGGTGACACAGGCGGGCGTTTACCTGGTGCAGCGCGACAACGAAAAAGGGAAATGGTTCCTTCGTATAGGCTTCCGGTATAATATCGCCAAACATGGTTTTGTTCAAATAGGACTCAAAACCCTGAACGGAGGCGCTGCCGACTGGATAGAATGGGGCGGCGGCGGAAGAATGCGGTTTTACGCGAAATAA